A genomic stretch from Lathyrus oleraceus cultivar Zhongwan6 chromosome 2, CAAS_Psat_ZW6_1.0, whole genome shotgun sequence includes:
- the LOC127117661 gene encoding uncharacterized protein LOC127117661, protein MDNNKGKATKTLATSLQNLNLNPQSNFKSKSSIAVINHPQFPGFLSKKKKPQSLVNLCIGVLGRHLEDIIEDLEEIAIGLPGDIKLAVAAIARRRKLLNDDVLIALADASWEILDVSGSDVSDFGLIKAAEVCRFIKALDISRCTKITAIGISELVKHCHSLETLRCGGCPRSDNTAQRCLNIFKPKLEYVEEDSWEELDTNEIASGAQSLRWLVWPNIDNYSLEDFSAECPRIIVNPKPSPFGFMGTQVPFEAFQNIILDDEVVKEIDPKTWTMHGIANRRVCPPPSSSSTELSVAEKFRLAFEERDNRLAPKRAKNARQHQRRAARDLLLMSTRAKSMVLASQVSKSLHS, encoded by the exons ATGGATAATAATAAAGGTAAAGCTACCAAAACCCTAGCTACATCTTTGCAAAACCTAAATTTGAATCCCCAATCCAATTTCAAATCCAAGTCCTCCATTGCAGTAATCAACCATCCTCAATTTCCCG GATTTCTATCTAAGAAGAAAAAGCCTCAAAGTCTAGTCAACCTTTGCATTGGAGTTCTTGGAAGACATTTGGAGGATATTATTGAAGATTTGGAAGAGATTGCTATCGGCTTGCCGGGTGATATTAAG TTAGCAGTGGCAGCTATTGCTAGACGAAGAAAGTTGCTGAATGATGATGTCCTGATTGCGTTAGCTGATGCTTCCTGGGAAATTCTTGATGTCTCTGGCTCAGATGTTTCGGATTTTGGCTTGATAAAAGCAGCTGAAGTATGTAGATTCATTAAAGCTCTGGACATAAG CCGGTGCACCAAAATTACTGCAATTGGTATATCTGAACTTGTGAAGCACTGCCATTCATTGGAGACATTAAGATGCGG AGGGTGTCCAAGGAGTGACAACACAGCGCAGAGATGCTTAAATATATTTAAACCAAAGCTAGAGTATGTGGAAGAGGATTCTTGGGAGGAGCTTGATACTAATGAAATTGCTAGTGGTGCACAATCACTCAGGTGGCTAGTGTGG CCAAACATTGATAATTATTCTTTAGAGGACTTTTCTGCGGAGTGCCCGCGTATCATAGTAAATCCTAAGCCATCTCCGTTTGGGTTTATGGGAACTCAGGTTCCTTTTGAAGCATTTCAAAATATCATATTAGATGATGAAGTTGTCAAAGAGATTGATCCTAAGACATGGACAATGCATGGGATTGCAAATAGGCGCGTCTGTCCACCACCTTCTTCGAGCTCTACTGAATTATCAGTTGCTGAAAAATTCAGACTTGCCTTTGAGGAAAGAGACAACCGGTTAGCTCCGAAGCGAGCTAAAAATGCCCGGCAACATCAGCGTCGGGCAGCACGGGACTTATTGTTGATGAGCACAAGAGCCAAGTCAATGGTCTTGGCATCGCAAGTAAGCAAGTCTCTACATAGTTGA
- the LOC127117659 gene encoding heterodimeric geranylgeranyl pyrophosphate synthase small subunit, chloroplastic — translation MATITSHFANVKSTVHFPCISNQRRSHLPPLKPTTVRMSMTQQTRNSQPYGASVQADIEAHIKQFLTIKEPLAVFEPMHHLVFNAPKTTVPALCLAACELVGGQRHRAISAASALLLMEAATYTHEHLPLTDRPKPVVKNHVFGPNVELLTVDGIVPFGFELLARSDDGENSERILRVMVEISRAVGSGGVVDAQYRKTMDTRSDGEEVCHVEEIMRVVEKYEGELHSCGAVCGGVLGGGSEDEIERLRKIGFCVGMIQGMAKRGFNEGKQVIEARNLALQELKFFKDKELDAIITFLNI, via the coding sequence ATGGCTACTATAACTTCCCACTTCGCCAATGTCAAATCCACCGTTCATTTTCCATGCATATCAAATCAACGCCGTTCCCACTTACCACCCCTTAAGCCCACCACCGTCAGAATGTCTATGACGCAACAAACTCGCAACTCACAACCCTATGGGGCTTCTGTGCAGGCCGACATCGAAGCCCATATCAAACAATTCCTCACCATCAAAGAACCTCTCGCGGTTTTCGAGCCCATGCATCACCTTGTTTTCAATGCCCCGAAAACCACCGTACCGGCTTTATGCCTCGCCGCATGTGAGCTTGTCGGAGGTCAACGCCACCGAGCTATATCCGCTGCTTCAGCTTTGTTACTAATGGAGGCAGCTACTTATACTCACGAGCATCTTCCACTCACAGACAGGCCCAAGCCAGTGGTGAAGAATCATGTTTTTGGGCCTAACGTGGAGCTTCTAACTGTCGATGGAATAGTCCCGTTTGGATTTGAACTGTTAGCTAGATCCGACGATGGAGAAAATTCAGAGCGGATCTTGAGGGTGATGGTTGAGATTTCGCGGGCTGTGGGTTCAGGAGGGGTGGTAGATGCGCAGTACAGGAAAACAATGGATACCAGATCGGACGGTGAGGAGGTATGCCACGTGGAAGAAATCATGCGTGTGGTGGAGAAATACGAAGGTGAGTTGCATTCGTGTGGAGCAGTATGTGGAGGGGTGTTGGGTGGGGGAAGTGAAGATGAAATTGAGAGATTGAGAAAAATTGGATTCTGTGTTGGAATGATTCAAGGAATGGCAAAAAGGGGATTCAATGAAGGTAAACAAGTGATTGAGGCAAGAAATTTGGCATTACAAGAATTGAAGTTTTTCAAGGATAAAGAACTTGATGCAATTATAACTTTCTTGAATATTTAA